In one window of Rhodopseudomonas palustris HaA2 DNA:
- the mntR gene encoding manganese-binding transcriptional regulator MntR — protein sequence MPLTARQKPAPHDGISTELPSEHTQARRFGKTRSAQSTALFEDYVELIADLLTGVGEARPTDIARRLGVSHATAIKAISRLKRAGLATSRPYRGVFLTENGHALAEKVHTRHRLVVDLLIAVGVPAEAAEADAEGMEHHVSDATLAAFAQFLESR from the coding sequence ATGCCGCTGACGGCTCGCCAGAAGCCTGCGCCGCACGACGGGATCAGCACCGAACTGCCGTCCGAGCACACCCAGGCGCGGCGCTTCGGCAAGACGCGGTCGGCGCAATCGACCGCGTTGTTCGAGGACTATGTCGAGTTGATCGCCGATCTGCTGACCGGCGTGGGCGAAGCGCGGCCGACCGACATCGCGCGGCGGCTCGGGGTGTCGCACGCGACCGCGATCAAGGCGATCTCGCGCTTGAAGCGGGCCGGATTGGCGACCTCGCGCCCTTATCGGGGTGTCTTTCTCACCGAGAACGGGCATGCGTTGGCCGAAAAAGTCCACACCCGCCATCGGCTCGTGGTCGACCTGCTGATTGCGGTCGGCGTTCCCGCCGAAGCCGCGGAGGCCGATGCCGAGGGGATGGAGCACCACGTCTCGGATGCGACCCTGGCGGCGTTCGCGCAATTTCTCGAGTCGCGGTGA
- a CDS encoding TIGR02281 family clan AA aspartic protease yields the protein MSRILLVLAVLIGTAGAVVAYGDPKRISEAGDAMSTMLKKRVAAATAAAAGHGRVVQIPRGTGGEFAVRAKVNGVNAAMVIDTGATSVVLTYETAKAAGLPLELLNFDVEVETAGGRTRAAKLSLDSIAIGKLVERSVPALVVPRGQMKSNLLGMSFLDRLESWEVRADQLRLHGYP from the coding sequence GTGAGCCGGATCCTGCTGGTGCTCGCGGTGCTGATCGGGACCGCCGGCGCGGTGGTCGCCTATGGCGACCCCAAGCGCATCTCGGAAGCCGGCGATGCGATGTCGACGATGCTGAAGAAGCGCGTCGCGGCGGCGACCGCAGCGGCCGCCGGACATGGCCGCGTCGTCCAGATCCCGCGCGGCACCGGCGGCGAATTCGCGGTGCGCGCCAAGGTCAACGGCGTCAACGCGGCGATGGTGATCGACACCGGCGCGACCTCGGTCGTGCTGACTTATGAGACCGCAAAGGCCGCCGGGCTGCCGCTCGAACTGCTGAATTTCGACGTCGAGGTCGAGACCGCGGGCGGGCGCACCCGCGCCGCCAAGCTGTCGCTCGACAGCATCGCGATCGGCAAGCTGGTGGAGCGCTCGGTGCCGGCGCTGGTGGTGCCGCGCGGCCAGATGAAGAGCAATCTGCTCGGCATGAGCTTCCTCGACCGGCTGGAAAGCTGGGAAGTCCGCGCCGACCAGTTGCGGCTGCACGGTTATCCCTGA
- a CDS encoding DUF1289 domain-containing protein, with the protein MSLESPCIAVCVIHPQSGLCYGCGRTLPEIARWHRLASDERRAIMAALPERMAEAGLEPPKPRTDCTS; encoded by the coding sequence ATGAGCCTCGAATCCCCCTGCATCGCGGTCTGCGTGATCCATCCGCAGAGCGGCCTGTGCTACGGCTGCGGCCGGACCCTGCCGGAGATCGCGCGCTGGCATCGGCTGGCCTCCGACGAGCGGCGCGCCATCATGGCGGCGTTGCCGGAACGGATGGCCGAGGCCGGCCTGGAGCCGCCCAAGCCTCGCACGGATTGCACCAGCTAG
- the dusA gene encoding tRNA dihydrouridine(20/20a) synthase DusA, whose translation MQTTQIRSFRFCTAPMMEWTDSRCRVFHRLLTKRARLYTEMVTTGAVIHGDRQRLLGFDASEHPVALQLGGSDPAALATAAKIGEDFGYDEINLNVGCPSDRVKEGRFGACLMAEPELVADGVAAMKRAVEIPVTVKCRIGIDDQDPEAALDTLARGVVAAGVDALIVHARKAWLNGLSPKENRHVPPLDYDRVYRLKRALPDLPIVINGGIGSIAEAKLHLAHVDGVMLGRAAYQEPWRLLEVDPELFGEAAPYATMKDALEALMPYIEDQLAQGVRLHAITRHLIGAYQGVPGARAFRRYLSEFGVKPDADASVLRKAMVAVEQRAAEAA comes from the coding sequence ATGCAGACCACACAGATCCGCAGCTTCAGATTTTGTACCGCGCCGATGATGGAGTGGACCGATTCGCGCTGTCGCGTATTCCATCGTCTGCTGACGAAGCGGGCGCGGCTGTACACCGAGATGGTGACCACCGGCGCGGTGATCCACGGCGATCGGCAGCGCTTGCTCGGCTTCGATGCGTCCGAACATCCGGTGGCGCTGCAGCTCGGCGGCTCCGATCCGGCCGCGCTCGCGACCGCCGCGAAGATCGGCGAGGATTTCGGCTACGACGAGATCAACCTCAATGTCGGTTGCCCGTCGGACCGGGTGAAGGAGGGCCGGTTCGGCGCCTGCCTGATGGCGGAGCCCGAGCTGGTCGCCGACGGCGTCGCGGCGATGAAGCGCGCGGTGGAGATCCCGGTGACGGTGAAATGCCGGATCGGCATCGACGATCAGGATCCGGAGGCGGCGCTCGATACGCTGGCGCGCGGTGTGGTCGCGGCCGGCGTCGATGCGCTGATCGTGCATGCCCGCAAGGCCTGGCTCAACGGCCTGTCGCCGAAGGAAAACCGCCACGTCCCGCCGCTCGACTACGATCGCGTGTACCGGCTGAAACGGGCGCTGCCCGATCTGCCGATCGTCATCAATGGCGGCATCGGCAGTATCGCCGAGGCGAAGCTGCATCTGGCGCATGTCGATGGCGTGATGCTCGGCCGCGCCGCGTATCAGGAGCCGTGGCGGCTGCTCGAGGTCGATCCGGAGCTGTTCGGCGAGGCCGCGCCTTACGCGACGATGAAAGACGCGCTCGAGGCGCTGATGCCGTATATCGAGGACCAGCTCGCACAGGGCGTGCGGCTGCATGCGATCACCCGGCACCTGATCGGCGCGTATCAGGGCGTGCCCGGCGCGCGCGCGTTCCGGCGCTATCTGTCGGAATTCGGCGTCAAGCCCGACGCCGACGCCAGCGTGTTGCGCAAGGCGATGGTGGCGGTCGAGCAGCGCGCCGCCGAGGCGGCGTGA
- a CDS encoding adenylate/guanylate cyclase domain-containing protein, translated as MKFTTRLILLVTVLTVGATLVTAALLTWTTRRAIITEAEASGEMVARLLARSASLASSIPAEVESMIADEMVAQGNILAHFVEAAERAGLAPDAINRRLRSITDATVLDEIWITDDKGHAYLHSMPGIDFTFSSSPQVQPQAYAFYDLLTGKRKVVDQEARKRDIDNQHFKYVGVGGIDKPRIIQVGRSAKLLEMLTAKVGLPRAVENLLADGDIDAVWVFDRKLDAIVGPGVYGVERHDGPNKQELGPVGLVIADGQTRHVESRENLSVIAPVHNDKKEIVGAALVRLPMNRVWATVQSQAEIAAATASAIALLGILLSIGVARHQSAPLRQITRAASALESQTFEPAMLAAAADRGDELGQLARVFTGMAGQVAAREEHLDSMVRQRTAELEARTRSLEGLSAALSKYLSPQVYSSIFSGHQVAEIASKRKKLTIFLSDIADFTATTDKLESEDLTAMLNRYLAEMAQIALKHGATIDKYVGDAVLAFFGDPQSRGVKEDAVACVMMAIEMQTKLKQLETEWTAAGAQRPFRVRIGINTGYCTVGNFGSPDRMDYTIIGGEVNLTSRLEQACEPGSILISHVTWSLVNDVIDAEERPALTVKGFGESVRAYAVRGLKAATPAEIIRKELPGMQLFIDTAAADRTEVRETLAKVVAELDEA; from the coding sequence ATGAAGTTCACCACCCGATTGATCCTGCTCGTCACCGTGCTGACGGTCGGCGCGACGCTCGTCACCGCCGCGCTGCTCACCTGGACGACGCGCCGGGCCATCATCACCGAGGCGGAAGCCTCGGGCGAGATGGTCGCGCGGCTGCTGGCGCGCAGCGCCAGCCTCGCCAGCTCGATTCCGGCCGAGGTGGAATCGATGATCGCCGACGAGATGGTGGCGCAAGGCAACATTCTGGCGCATTTCGTCGAGGCGGCGGAGCGCGCCGGCCTCGCGCCCGACGCGATCAATCGCCGGCTGAGGAGCATCACCGACGCGACCGTGTTGGACGAAATCTGGATCACCGACGACAAGGGCCATGCTTATCTGCACAGCATGCCGGGGATCGACTTCACCTTCAGCTCCTCGCCGCAGGTGCAGCCGCAAGCCTACGCGTTCTACGATCTGTTGACCGGCAAGCGGAAGGTGGTCGATCAGGAGGCGCGCAAGCGCGACATCGACAATCAGCATTTCAAATATGTCGGCGTCGGCGGCATCGACAAGCCGAGGATCATTCAGGTCGGGCGTAGCGCGAAACTGCTCGAGATGCTGACCGCGAAGGTCGGGCTGCCGCGGGCGGTGGAGAACCTGCTGGCAGACGGCGACATCGACGCGGTGTGGGTGTTCGACCGCAAGCTCGACGCGATCGTCGGCCCCGGCGTCTACGGCGTCGAGCGCCACGACGGTCCCAACAAACAAGAGCTGGGGCCGGTCGGCCTGGTGATTGCCGACGGCCAGACCCGGCACGTCGAGAGCCGGGAGAACCTGAGCGTCATCGCGCCGGTTCACAACGACAAGAAGGAGATCGTCGGCGCCGCCTTGGTCCGCCTGCCGATGAACCGGGTGTGGGCGACAGTGCAGAGCCAGGCGGAGATCGCCGCGGCGACGGCATCCGCGATCGCGCTACTCGGCATTCTGCTGTCGATCGGCGTCGCACGCCACCAGTCCGCGCCGCTGCGTCAGATCACCCGCGCCGCGTCGGCGCTGGAATCCCAGACCTTCGAGCCCGCGATGCTCGCGGCCGCCGCCGATCGCGGCGACGAACTCGGACAGTTGGCGCGGGTGTTCACCGGGATGGCCGGTCAGGTCGCGGCCCGCGAGGAGCATCTCGATTCGATGGTGAGGCAGCGGACCGCCGAACTCGAAGCCCGCACCCGCAGCCTCGAAGGCCTGTCGGCGGCGCTGTCGAAATATCTGTCGCCGCAGGTGTACTCCTCGATCTTCAGCGGCCATCAGGTCGCCGAGATCGCCTCGAAGCGCAAGAAACTGACGATCTTCCTGTCGGACATCGCCGACTTCACCGCCACCACCGACAAGCTCGAATCCGAAGACCTGACGGCGATGCTCAACCGCTATCTCGCCGAGATGGCGCAGATCGCGCTGAAGCACGGCGCCACCATCGACAAATATGTCGGCGACGCCGTGCTCGCCTTCTTCGGCGATCCGCAGAGCCGCGGCGTCAAGGAGGACGCCGTCGCCTGCGTGATGATGGCGATCGAGATGCAGACCAAGCTCAAGCAACTGGAGACGGAGTGGACGGCCGCGGGCGCGCAGCGGCCGTTCCGGGTGCGGATCGGCATCAACACCGGCTATTGCACCGTCGGCAATTTCGGCAGCCCCGACCGGATGGACTACACCATCATCGGCGGCGAGGTGAATCTCACCTCGCGGCTCGAACAGGCCTGCGAGCCGGGATCGATCCTGATCTCTCACGTCACCTGGTCGCTGGTGAACGATGTCATCGACGCGGAGGAGCGACCGGCGCTGACCGTGAAGGGCTTCGGCGAGTCGGTCCGTGCCTACGCGGTCCGCGGCCTCAAGGCCGCAACGCCGGCCGAGATCATTCGCAAGGAACTGCCCGGGATGCAGCTGTTCATCGACACCGCCGCCGCCGATCGCACCGAAGTCCGCGAGACCCTCGCCAAGGTGGTGGCGGAGCTCGACGAAGCGTGA